GGGCAAACATCTCGTCGACGAGGCGCAGGCTGGCAAGATCGGCTTCCCCAGTGTGGTCGCCTGGCAGCTTACCGGCGACAAGACCTATCTGGAGCAGCTGTTCGGCCAAGGCATCCAGGACAAGGCCCAGCACGAATACATGATGACCGAGGGCCACTGGTGGAGCGATCGCGTGGAAGCGCCCAGCGAACTGCTGCAGCGCGTGCGGCTGGGCGGCATCGCGCTCAAGCGCAACCAGAGCTACCCCGGCAACACGGTGAGTTGGCGCTTCGACCAACCCGATGCCGCCGAACAGGTCGCACTGCTGGTCCACGCACCCTCGCGCGAGCGTTTCACGGTGACCGCCTACAACCTGGGCGATCAGCCGCTGGACGGGCACATGACCGGCTGGAACATCGACGCCGGCACCTGGCGTATCCGCAGCGGCGTCGATCGCGATGGCGACAGCAAGATCGATGGCAACCCGACGCAACACGACATACCACTGGAAACCAGCATGAGCACCACGCTGCGCTTCCCGCCACGGCAAACCGAAGTGTTCGAGTTCGAACGCATCAAGGCCGGCACGCCGGTGGCGACCCGCGCCGACTTGGGCATCGGCCGCGGCGATCTGCATATGGACGGCCAAACGCTTAAGCTCACGGTGCACAGCCTGGGCCACGTCGCCAGCTTGCCGGGCCAGGCCATAGTGAAGGATGCGGATGGGCATGAGGTCGCGCGCGTGGCCATCCCGGCCTTGCCCGCGCCGCTGGATCTGCTGCCCAGGACCGTCCAGCTTGAACTGAAGCTGCCGCAAGATTTCAAGCGTGACGGCGCCAGCATTCAGGTGTCGCAGCAAAGCGATGCCGAGGAAGTCACTCGACTCAACAACAGGTTGCCGCTGTAGGAGCGCACCCTGTGCGCGAAGGCCTTTCGGTAACGTGACGAAAAGCATCGCGCACAGGGTGCGCTCCTACAGGTCGACGGGCTCAGCGTTCGACGACTTCGATCACCTGCTCAAGCTCATGTCGCTCGCCCGGTTGCAGCGTGATCGCATCGGGCGCCACGTTGGTGACTTCCACGCTGAGATAGTGGCGCCAGCCCGCACCGATATCGTCGATCCCCCGGGCGGCTTGTTCGCCGGCGTTCCACACGACCGCCGAGTGACTGCCGCGGGTGGTGATGCGGATGTTGCGGCCAAGGCCCGGGTCATGCAGCACGTAGGGGCCGGTGGCGCCGGTGTAAATGCGGTCACTGTATCCGGACGACGGCCATTGCCAGTCGCCCTGTTGCCGCTGGGCGCGGCCGTGGTCCTTCTTGTCCAGATAGGTCAGCCCGTCCAGACCGGATACGGTCACCTTGCGTACGTCGCTGACGCGGAAATAGTTGTGCAGGGCCTGGGTGAACACCACCGGCTGGTCGCCGACGTTTTCGGTCTCCAGCGTTTGTGACAACGTGCGGCCGATGCGCAGCGTCATCGTCAGGCGCAAGGGCAATCC
This is a stretch of genomic DNA from Rhodanobacter sp. FDAARGOS 1247. It encodes these proteins:
- a CDS encoding D-hexose-6-phosphate mutarotase; the encoded protein is MAATDGPAIATHPDAAARLSAFRLPAAYGRTVDAALPASLDPGIRIAGLSSGVFHGFPSWLVQTPLATVAISVSGGQLLSFVPTGGREVLWLSPQSDKPPLPVRGGTPVCWPYFARMGQAGGMPSHGLVRTARWSVTQARRESDGTLVLKLAPPVLAGLPLRLTMTLRIGRTLSQTLETENVGDQPVVFTQALHNYFRVSDVRKVTVSGLDGLTYLDKKDHGRAQRQQGDWQWPSSGYSDRIYTGATGPYVLHDPGLGRNIRITTRGSHSAVVWNAGEQAARGIDDIGAGWRHYLSVEVTNVAPDAITLQPGERHELEQVIEVVER